A portion of the Luxibacter massiliensis genome contains these proteins:
- a CDS encoding alpha-L-rhamnosidase: protein MVKIAEILINYQVNPMGIEKFEQVGWKLVSDQMNVYQKGFELQVAEDTDFVTLAYECRQECHEESTHIGGADIDRGLKPSKRYYIRVKADTTAGVTEWEQASFVTALREEKWKGAFITIEKESDSGESRGSYLRLEIETPKRIRAAYAYTTALGLYHFYINGNKIGEDEFTPGWTSYNKHLLYQVYDVTAHLREGKNTLGAMVGAGWYKGDMGFVRMRGHYGKQAAFSCQIEVEYDDGSHDTICTDSRWKGTYGPILFSEIYDGEIYDARLEIKGWNENGCQDKDWASVSEVVFDTSVMEAQSGCRVRQVTEVPAKQIFVTPQGDTVLDFGQNMTGWITFSVKGKPGDKVELNCFETLDAHGNVYLDNLRSAKQTVVYICGNEQEITFHENFSFQGFQYAKVTSYPGELKKENFTAYAVHSDMAAAGSFQCSNRDINQLHHNILWGMKGNFLDVPTDCPQRDERLGWTGDAQIFCRTATYLMDTYTFYRKWLVDVAKDQTPEGGVPHVVPDILIGKASQDRLMKDGEHSAAAWADVDIIMPWTLYLMYGDKTVIREQYQSMKKWVHFMREHSRGNIWNYKLQFGDWVALDAEEGSYFGATPNDLTCTAYYAYSTGLLAKMAGVIGEQKDAEEYCRLYEDIKGTYQDTFFENGRMNVQTQTAQIVSLYFDLVPEGYKENVTEDLIRLLHKENGHLVTGFVGTPYFCHALSQNGHTKEAYELLLKEDFPSWLYQVKQGATTVWEHWDGKKPDGTMWSADMNSFNHYAYGAVADWLYRVAAGIEVKEDAPGFKEFTVTPHVGGGLEYVKCGYESVYGRICSQWKVKDGEVTLRVGIPCNTKAEICPYGALKIVDSGGLSFENTKDGWKAQAGSGVYEIRYCI, encoded by the coding sequence ATGGTAAAGATAGCAGAAATATTGATTAATTATCAGGTGAATCCTATGGGAATTGAAAAATTTGAGCAGGTGGGGTGGAAACTTGTATCAGATCAAATGAATGTGTATCAGAAAGGATTTGAACTTCAGGTTGCAGAAGATACAGACTTCGTTACTCTGGCCTATGAGTGCAGGCAGGAGTGCCATGAGGAGTCTACACATATAGGCGGGGCAGATATTGACAGGGGACTAAAGCCGTCTAAAAGATATTATATCCGTGTGAAAGCAGACACTACGGCAGGAGTGACAGAATGGGAGCAGGCCAGTTTTGTTACGGCTCTTAGAGAAGAGAAGTGGAAAGGGGCGTTTATTACTATTGAAAAGGAATCGGACAGCGGGGAGAGCAGGGGTTCTTATTTGAGACTGGAAATAGAAACCCCAAAGAGGATAAGGGCGGCATATGCCTATACTACGGCTCTGGGTTTGTATCACTTCTATATTAATGGAAATAAGATCGGCGAAGATGAGTTTACCCCAGGCTGGACTTCTTATAATAAACATCTTTTATACCAAGTATATGATGTGACTGCACATCTTAGAGAGGGAAAGAATACACTGGGTGCGATGGTTGGCGCAGGTTGGTATAAGGGGGATATGGGTTTTGTCAGAATGCGCGGCCATTATGGAAAGCAGGCGGCATTCTCCTGCCAGATAGAGGTGGAATATGATGACGGAAGCCATGATACAATCTGTACTGACAGCCGATGGAAAGGTACATATGGCCCCATACTGTTTTCTGAAATTTATGATGGTGAAATATATGATGCCAGGCTTGAGATTAAAGGATGGAATGAAAACGGCTGCCAGGACAAGGATTGGGCCAGTGTGTCGGAAGTGGTGTTTGATACCTCAGTTATGGAGGCACAGAGCGGATGCAGGGTCCGCCAGGTTACAGAAGTACCGGCAAAACAAATATTTGTGACTCCACAGGGAGATACAGTGCTGGATTTTGGGCAGAATATGACAGGGTGGATAACGTTTTCTGTAAAAGGAAAACCTGGAGACAAGGTTGAATTGAATTGTTTTGAGACATTGGATGCCCATGGGAATGTATACTTGGATAATCTACGTTCCGCAAAGCAGACTGTCGTTTATATTTGTGGGAACGAACAAGAAATTACCTTCCATGAAAATTTTTCTTTTCAGGGTTTTCAATATGCAAAGGTGACATCTTATCCAGGAGAACTTAAAAAAGAGAATTTTACGGCCTACGCCGTACATTCAGATATGGCTGCCGCAGGCAGCTTCCAGTGTTCCAACAGAGATATCAATCAGCTTCATCACAATATTCTGTGGGGCATGAAGGGCAATTTTCTGGATGTGCCTACAGACTGTCCCCAGAGAGATGAGCGGCTGGGATGGACGGGGGATGCACAAATATTTTGCCGCACGGCTACGTATCTGATGGATACATATACATTTTATAGAAAATGGCTGGTAGATGTTGCAAAAGATCAGACTCCAGAAGGGGGAGTGCCCCATGTAGTACCAGATATTCTGATAGGAAAGGCCTCTCAGGACAGATTGATGAAAGATGGGGAGCATTCAGCGGCTGCATGGGCAGATGTGGATATCATTATGCCTTGGACCTTGTATTTAATGTATGGGGATAAAACAGTCATCAGGGAACAGTACCAAAGCATGAAGAAGTGGGTACATTTTATGAGAGAGCATTCAAGGGGAAATATTTGGAACTATAAGCTTCAGTTTGGCGACTGGGTGGCACTGGATGCTGAGGAGGGCAGCTACTTTGGCGCAACGCCCAATGATCTTACCTGTACTGCATATTATGCTTATTCTACAGGACTGCTTGCAAAGATGGCAGGAGTAATAGGGGAGCAAAAGGACGCAGAAGAATACTGCAGATTATATGAGGATATCAAAGGAACCTACCAGGATACATTTTTTGAAAATGGAAGGATGAATGTACAGACACAGACAGCACAGATCGTATCTCTATATTTTGATCTTGTGCCGGAAGGATATAAAGAGAATGTAACAGAAGATCTTATAAGGCTGCTGCATAAAGAAAACGGGCATCTTGTGACTGGATTTGTGGGAACCCCATATTTCTGCCATGCCCTAAGCCAGAATGGCCACACAAAAGAGGCGTATGAGTTACTTTTGAAGGAGGATTTCCCCTCCTGGCTGTATCAGGTAAAACAAGGAGCTACAACAGTATGGGAGCATTGGGATGGGAAAAAACCGGATGGGACAATGTGGAGTGCAGACATGAATTCCTTCAACCATTATGCTTATGGCGCTGTGGCGGACTGGCTGTATCGTGTTGCTGCCGGGATTGAGGTAAAAGAGGACGCGCCGGGATTTAAAGAATTTACGGTGACGCCCCATGTTGGCGGCGGCCTTGAGTACGTAAAATGTGGATATGAGAGTGTGTATGGAAGGATATGTTCGCAATGGAAAGTAAAGGATGGCGAGGTGACTCTGAGAGTAGGGATCCCCTGTAATACAAAGGCAGAGATATGTCCCTATGGCGCCCTTAAAATAGTAGACTCAGGAGGCCTTTCTTTTGAAAATACCAAAGATGGATGGAAGGCACAGGCAGGATCGGGAGTCTATGAAATTAGGTACTGTATTTAA
- a CDS encoding DUF169 domain-containing protein, whose protein sequence is MPFKHSNIEYGLPHEEYPRERIGGCIETLKDILELEREPVGITFLFTREEYDKYPVEETKAAMPYCVMVKQGFQGKSLKSRLEHHKCDGGTTALALEPSTEKIESGEEYFSYKLYSSVAVARRMRSSIKSLHRMPVSTYGIAIVPLKDCTQVPDIIIILTNALQSMRLIQGYEYRTGRKPQIDMGAMQGMCSELTASPYLTGEMNVSVLCPSTRMLCKWSPEDMAVGIPFELFETITEGVVATQPNY, encoded by the coding sequence ATGCCGTTTAAGCATTCTAATATTGAGTATGGGCTTCCCCATGAGGAGTACCCCAGGGAGCGGATCGGGGGGTGTATAGAGACTCTGAAGGATATACTGGAGTTGGAAAGGGAACCCGTGGGGATTACTTTTCTGTTCACCAGGGAGGAATATGACAAATATCCTGTGGAGGAAACGAAAGCTGCCATGCCCTATTGTGTAATGGTCAAACAAGGGTTTCAGGGGAAAAGCCTGAAGAGCAGGCTGGAACATCACAAGTGTGACGGTGGTACCACTGCCCTGGCTCTGGAGCCAAGTACAGAAAAAATTGAGAGTGGAGAGGAGTATTTTTCTTATAAATTATATTCCTCTGTGGCTGTGGCAAGGCGAATGCGCTCTTCCATAAAAAGCCTCCACCGTATGCCAGTGTCTACATATGGAATTGCAATCGTGCCCCTGAAGGATTGTACCCAGGTGCCAGATATTATAATAATTCTGACAAATGCACTACAGTCTATGCGGCTTATACAAGGATATGAATACCGGACAGGGAGAAAGCCGCAGATCGACATGGGCGCCATGCAGGGAATGTGCTCTGAACTGACTGCCTCTCCTTATCTGACAGGTGAGATGAATGTCAGTGTACTATGCCCCAGTACCAGAATGCTGTGTAAGTGGAGTCCTGAGGATATGGCGGTGGGTATTCCGTTTGAATTGTTCGAGACAATTACAGAGGGAGTTGTAGCAACACAGCCCAATTATTAA
- a CDS encoding ATP-binding cassette domain-containing protein: protein MEERSISIFVSALRKSYRDKVVLKSVNISVQRGMIYSLLGSNGAGKTTTIRILATQIKADSGEIKIEGYDVWKNPNKVHEVISLTGQFSAVDECLTGKENLVIMGKLCHLENPGKRADELLEYFGLSGAGGRIVSTYSGGMKRKLDIAMSLVGNPKVIFLDEPTTGLDPQSRRNMWEIIRELNRTGVTIFLTTQYLEEAEYLADMIGILDNGEIIAEGTPEELKSCLPHGAIQFSFCDLETLEEAALLMKDQKISFIPEECRLTVFTDGKADAIAEIFHRFYENNIGFQDFTKLTPNLEDVFLTVIKERGEQSNGK from the coding sequence ATGGAAGAACGCAGTATATCTATTTTTGTATCGGCATTGAGAAAAAGCTACCGGGATAAAGTAGTATTAAAAAGTGTAAATATTTCTGTACAAAGGGGGATGATTTATTCCCTGCTAGGTTCTAATGGCGCAGGGAAAACAACAACAATCCGTATATTGGCAACACAGATCAAAGCGGACAGCGGGGAGATTAAAATAGAGGGGTATGATGTATGGAAAAACCCCAATAAAGTACATGAAGTCATCAGCCTGACAGGACAATTTTCTGCTGTCGACGAATGTCTGACAGGAAAAGAGAATCTAGTAATTATGGGTAAATTATGCCACCTGGAAAATCCAGGAAAAAGGGCAGATGAACTGTTGGAATATTTCGGCCTGTCTGGGGCGGGGGGCCGGATCGTCTCCACGTATTCGGGAGGTATGAAGCGGAAATTAGACATTGCCATGAGTTTAGTCGGGAATCCTAAGGTGATTTTTTTGGATGAGCCTACAACTGGATTAGATCCCCAAAGCCGCCGCAATATGTGGGAAATTATTCGGGAACTCAACCGCACTGGAGTTACTATATTTTTGACAACACAATATTTGGAGGAAGCTGAATATCTGGCAGATATGATTGGCATTTTAGACAATGGAGAGATTATTGCAGAGGGAACACCTGAGGAATTAAAAAGCTGCCTGCCCCATGGCGCCATTCAGTTTTCATTCTGTGATCTAGAAACCCTCGAAGAAGCAGCGCTGCTTATGAAAGACCAGAAAATTTCTTTTATTCCCGAAGAATGCAGGCTGACAGTATTTACAGACGGTAAGGCTGATGCAATTGCGGAGATTTTTCATAGATTCTATGAAAACAATATAGGCTTTCAGGATTTTACAAAGCTTACTCCTAACTTAGAGGATGTGTTTCTGACAGTGATCAAAGAAAGAGGGGAGCAATCGAATGGAAAATAA
- a CDS encoding PepSY domain-containing protein, translating into MRKKSMIVLSAVCITMVLATGCQSPVSAQNSQQASKADNQNQTADTASQAGQGASSADAGGANTNAAITEEEAKKIALDKAGITEADTISLTVKQEFDDGRDLYKVELYTPQKDFEYEIGTADGRIYQEDIDMAEQVDGSKVQTSITPDAARQAVLEKVPGASDKNVRMKLDMDDGRYRYEGEIIFENMSYEFEMDAETGAMNEWSEESLLY; encoded by the coding sequence ATGAGAAAAAAGTCAATGATTGTATTATCAGCAGTATGCATCACCATGGTATTGGCAACAGGGTGCCAAAGTCCGGTCAGTGCCCAAAACAGCCAGCAGGCCTCTAAAGCGGATAACCAAAACCAGACGGCAGATACAGCATCCCAGGCCGGGCAGGGGGCGTCATCCGCGGATGCAGGAGGCGCAAATACGAATGCCGCAATTACAGAAGAAGAGGCAAAGAAGATCGCATTAGATAAAGCAGGTATAACGGAGGCAGATACGATTTCCCTGACGGTTAAGCAGGAGTTTGATGACGGGAGAGATTTGTACAAAGTAGAGTTATATACTCCCCAAAAGGATTTTGAATATGAGATAGGAACTGCAGACGGACGTATCTATCAGGAGGATATTGATATGGCTGAGCAAGTGGACGGGAGTAAAGTACAGACAAGTATCACTCCGGATGCGGCCAGGCAGGCTGTTCTTGAGAAAGTCCCGGGTGCATCAGACAAAAATGTGCGCATGAAATTAGATATGGATGATGGACGTTACCGCTATGAAGGCGAGATTATTTTCGAAAATATGTCTTATGAATTTGAGATGGATGCAGAGACCGGAGCAATGAATGAGTGGTCTGAAGAGTCGCTGCTTTATTAA
- a CDS encoding ECF transporter S component, producing the protein MDRKWKTKEVVVIAMVGAVIGVLYTLMDYAYMPLSALLGTVFMELTFGIYLLSAALPMYIVRKPGFAVYGALVTAGVNLLLGSPYGIQLVLAGVLQGIGIEIGYALFGKYEGSLKNMVTGAILGALLVFSRDALVFGTLTYGAKIVTGILIVRLLSATVIGILLVKGITAAVKKTGVLKGFACAKN; encoded by the coding sequence ATGGACAGAAAATGGAAAACAAAAGAGGTAGTAGTAATTGCAATGGTAGGGGCGGTGATCGGTGTTCTTTATACACTGATGGACTATGCGTATATGCCCCTGTCTGCATTGCTGGGAACCGTGTTTATGGAATTGACATTTGGCATTTATCTGCTGTCAGCAGCCCTGCCAATGTATATTGTAAGAAAGCCGGGTTTTGCGGTATACGGGGCGTTAGTGACCGCAGGCGTGAACCTGCTTTTGGGCAGTCCTTATGGCATACAGCTGGTGCTTGCAGGCGTGCTCCAGGGCATAGGGATTGAGATAGGCTATGCATTGTTTGGAAAGTATGAAGGTAGTTTAAAGAACATGGTAACAGGGGCCATTCTGGGGGCATTGCTGGTATTCTCAAGGGATGCGCTTGTGTTTGGCACCCTTACATATGGAGCCAAAATTGTAACAGGCATTCTTATTGTCCGTCTGCTGAGCGCAACAGTTATTGGGATACTTCTGGTGAAAGGCATCACTGCCGCAGTGAAGAAAACAGGGGTGTTGAAGGGATTCGCATGTGCAAAGAATTAG
- a CDS encoding VOC family protein translates to MQGKDFLTIKDIKFRHTGYIVKDIQAAADAFTRMFPMMDDWKFCTTRMSAEEVADGKACHLVIGLSRIGTYAIELIQALEDCPDCYHMLAGEGIHHLAFVYPDKLFDKVRDMLAENGYKAVFAAHQKKSGEKCYYFKHESQPVLIELNNMEPDDPEYETLEQAMEMDR, encoded by the coding sequence ATGCAAGGAAAAGATTTCTTGACCATAAAAGATATAAAGTTCCGGCATACGGGATATATTGTGAAAGATATTCAGGCTGCTGCAGATGCATTTACCAGGATGTTTCCCATGATGGATGACTGGAAGTTTTGTACTACAAGGATGAGTGCAGAAGAAGTGGCGGATGGAAAGGCCTGCCATTTGGTTATCGGCCTGTCCAGGATTGGGACATATGCCATAGAGCTTATACAGGCCTTGGAGGACTGCCCCGATTGTTATCATATGCTGGCAGGGGAAGGGATTCACCATCTTGCTTTCGTCTACCCGGATAAATTATTTGACAAGGTACGGGATATGCTGGCAGAGAATGGATATAAGGCTGTATTTGCGGCACATCAAAAGAAATCAGGGGAAAAATGTTACTATTTCAAACATGAATCTCAGCCGGTTCTCATTGAACTCAATAATATGGAGCCAGATGACCCTGAGTACGAAACCCTTGAACAGGCAATGGAGATGGACAGATAG
- a CDS encoding ABC transporter permease, which yields MENNLRRCKDTITIAKRCLLLSKRNPDTFLTSIMLPALMMVLFVSLFGKLIHIEGTSYVNYIVPGVLLQCIAQGSATTAIMMNKDAASGIMARFSILPIKKISILNGHILEAYVRSILISIVVLFIAAILGFNPSTDLMDLGVLFILLSGIILALSWLAVVVGIVSNSAEGASALSALMVILPYISSGFVPTETLPNVMKIFAEYQPMTPIIDCLRNALLGKPLDGEIFTAALLWCIGLIAVFYFLSLALFKKRLSS from the coding sequence ATGGAAAATAATTTGAGGAGATGTAAGGATACCATAACAATAGCAAAACGTTGTCTGCTTCTTTCTAAAAGAAACCCAGATACATTTTTGACGAGTATTATGCTGCCAGCTCTGATGATGGTGCTGTTTGTCTCACTTTTTGGGAAACTGATCCATATAGAAGGGACTTCCTATGTAAATTATATTGTCCCTGGCGTCTTGCTTCAATGTATTGCACAGGGATCCGCCACTACGGCCATTATGATGAATAAGGATGCCGCAAGTGGAATTATGGCCAGGTTCAGCATCCTGCCAATCAAAAAGATATCTATATTAAATGGCCATATATTAGAAGCTTATGTGAGAAGTATTTTGATTTCAATTGTAGTTTTGTTTATTGCAGCCATACTCGGGTTTAACCCCTCTACTGACTTGATGGATTTAGGAGTATTGTTTATTTTGCTGTCAGGTATTATTCTGGCGTTGTCCTGGTTGGCTGTTGTGGTGGGAATAGTATCTAACAGCGCCGAGGGAGCCAGTGCATTGTCTGCATTGATGGTTATTTTGCCGTATATAAGTTCTGGCTTTGTGCCAACAGAAACATTGCCAAATGTAATGAAAATATTTGCAGAATACCAGCCTATGACACCGATCATTGATTGTCTGAGAAATGCGTTATTAGGCAAGCCATTGGATGGAGAGATATTTACGGCCGCGCTGCTTTGGTGTATAGGTTTAATTGCTGTATTTTATTTTCTGTCACTGGCCTTATTTAAAAAGCGTCTTAGCTCATAA
- a CDS encoding PepSY domain-containing protein, whose product MTTKSRFIAAAAAVVIMGNMTGCGIRNIDAKSSAGTQSGQEDTQQSSQSIEDMQKEIDSLKQQIAELEKGSQGQEGTGGDSQPGQNTGESSNIQAEGSHAEKGRENSSPGTADSQSASQGSTAQAGENSQQVKLSLEEAKKIALDRVPGATDQNIIIKLDFDDGWYIYEGDIIYDRVEYEFEIDANTGALIEWSEERI is encoded by the coding sequence ATGACGACAAAGAGCCGGTTTATAGCCGCAGCCGCGGCGGTGGTAATTATGGGAAATATGACAGGCTGTGGGATAAGAAATATAGACGCCAAATCATCAGCAGGTACACAGTCCGGGCAGGAAGATACGCAGCAGAGCTCCCAGAGTATAGAGGATATGCAGAAAGAGATAGACAGCCTTAAACAGCAGATAGCTGAATTGGAGAAGGGCAGCCAGGGACAGGAGGGAACCGGCGGCGATTCCCAGCCAGGGCAAAATACCGGGGAGAGCAGCAATATACAGGCCGAGGGCAGTCATGCAGAGAAGGGACGGGAAAACAGCTCCCCGGGGACAGCAGACAGCCAGTCGGCAAGTCAGGGCAGTACAGCACAAGCCGGGGAAAACTCACAGCAGGTAAAGCTCAGCCTGGAGGAGGCCAAAAAGATCGCGCTGGACCGTGTTCCAGGGGCTACAGACCAGAATATTATAATTAAATTGGATTTCGATGATGGCTGGTATATCTACGAAGGCGATATTATTTATGACAGAGTGGAATATGAGTTCGAAATAGATGCGAATACAGGGGCGCTTATCGAGTGGAGTGAAGAGCGAATTTAA
- a CDS encoding TetR/AcrR family transcriptional regulator yields the protein MARNKYPEVTVEKILEVSQRLFLEKGYDHTTIQDIVDELDGLSKGAIYHHFKSKEEIMDAIGDKLFFKNNPFEVVKKRADLSGLEKMKLAIILNQSDAEQAAYTKEAVPLLKNPHVLARMIDTNRRILGPYWLELIEEGQRDGSIETEYAKEMSELLVLLDVWLIPSVFPADAEGIQRRYLCITEMLRKMGLPLYDDQIAGLIKNHPALQEK from the coding sequence ATGGCAAGAAATAAATATCCAGAAGTAACTGTTGAGAAGATATTAGAAGTATCCCAGCGCTTGTTTTTAGAAAAGGGGTATGATCACACAACAATCCAGGATATTGTTGACGAACTAGATGGTTTAAGTAAAGGGGCCATTTATCATCATTTCAAATCAAAAGAAGAAATAATGGATGCTATAGGGGATAAGTTATTTTTCAAGAATAATCCGTTTGAGGTGGTTAAGAAAAGGGCAGACTTGAGCGGACTTGAAAAAATGAAGCTGGCAATTATACTAAACCAGTCTGACGCTGAACAGGCGGCTTATACAAAAGAGGCGGTTCCTCTTTTGAAGAATCCCCATGTATTAGCCAGAATGATTGATACGAACCGCCGTATACTGGGGCCGTATTGGCTGGAATTGATTGAGGAAGGCCAAAGGGACGGTTCAATTGAGACAGAATATGCAAAAGAGATGTCAGAGCTGCTTGTGTTGCTGGATGTCTGGCTGATACCTTCTGTGTTCCCGGCTGATGCTGAAGGGATTCAGCGCAGGTATTTATGTATAACTGAGATGTTAAGAAAAATGGGACTGCCCCTTTATGATGATCAGATTGCCGGTTTGATAAAGAATCATCCTGCTTTACAGGAGAAATAG
- a CDS encoding ABC transporter ATP-binding protein, with protein sequence MCKELGSQKGNAILEIQDGSFLYEGEADCVWKGLSLQFFQGMIHAIAGESGCGKSSILYLLNGIIPHMTEGDMKGRILYKGKDITTQLPKYRCAQIGLVMQNPESQFCTFTVEEELAFGMENLCFTQDDMKKRIRQVLEYVGMGGYEAYDLNSLSGGQKQKIAIASILVMDPEILLLDEPTANLDPQSRKEILLLITRLAREKNKTIILVEHNLEEILDEVDFMFWINRQKEIVTGSTPGEIQTIFGRLKNYADSVKRVGGSADTLKAPEKFQAEYKAGAGTPILELQGVRFAYPGTGGRQQAGPKQILNGVDLTIRKQDFIAVLGENGAGKSTLLRLIFQINRQEEGSILLAGKPVEKYRKRELYHRMGLVFQNPENQFVTNSVQEEMMFSLKKEKISSFEKEKRVTDMLELFHLEAEREKSPFILSQGQKRRLSVAAMLLTEQQILFLDEPTYGQDFENRHELMKDMKRLNEGGTTIVMITHDLALTAEYADRVVELKDGKIAFDGSAEKYFANHSLKQEEVT encoded by the coding sequence ATGTGCAAAGAATTAGGAAGCCAGAAAGGAAATGCCATTTTGGAGATACAGGATGGGTCATTTCTCTATGAGGGTGAGGCAGACTGTGTGTGGAAAGGACTTTCCCTGCAATTTTTTCAAGGCATGATACATGCAATTGCAGGGGAAAGCGGCTGTGGTAAAAGTTCAATTCTGTATTTACTCAACGGAATTATCCCTCACATGACAGAGGGGGATATGAAGGGCCGCATTTTGTATAAAGGAAAAGACATTACCACCCAGCTTCCAAAATATCGGTGTGCTCAAATAGGACTGGTGATGCAGAATCCGGAAAGCCAGTTTTGTACATTTACAGTAGAAGAGGAGCTGGCATTTGGAATGGAAAACCTATGCTTTACGCAGGATGACATGAAAAAACGTATACGGCAGGTGCTGGAATATGTAGGCATGGGCGGATATGAGGCGTATGATTTGAATAGCCTGTCCGGCGGGCAGAAACAGAAAATAGCAATTGCTTCTATATTGGTTATGGATCCAGAAATACTGCTTTTAGACGAACCCACTGCGAACTTGGATCCCCAGAGCAGAAAGGAGATATTGCTGCTTATTACCAGGCTGGCCAGGGAGAAAAATAAAACAATTATTCTTGTAGAGCATAATCTGGAAGAGATTTTGGACGAAGTGGATTTTATGTTTTGGATCAATAGGCAAAAGGAAATTGTAACAGGGAGTACTCCCGGCGAGATCCAAACTATATTTGGCAGGCTGAAGAACTATGCAGACTCTGTAAAGAGAGTAGGGGGGAGTGCGGATACCTTGAAGGCCCCAGAAAAATTCCAGGCAGAATACAAGGCTGGGGCGGGAACTCCCATTCTGGAACTACAGGGGGTCAGGTTTGCATATCCAGGAACGGGCGGCAGACAGCAGGCAGGACCAAAGCAGATTTTAAATGGGGTAGACTTAACGATTCGAAAACAAGATTTTATTGCCGTGCTAGGCGAAAATGGCGCTGGCAAGTCGACACTCCTGAGGCTGATTTTTCAGATTAACAGACAGGAAGAGGGCAGTATTCTATTGGCGGGGAAACCGGTGGAGAAATACAGGAAGAGGGAACTGTATCATAGGATGGGCCTGGTGTTCCAGAACCCAGAGAACCAGTTTGTGACCAATTCTGTGCAGGAAGAAATGATGTTCAGCCTGAAAAAGGAAAAAATCAGCTCTTTCGAAAAAGAGAAAAGGGTAACTGACATGCTGGAGTTATTCCACTTGGAGGCTGAGAGAGAGAAAAGTCCCTTTATATTGAGCCAGGGGCAGAAGAGGCGGCTGAGTGTAGCCGCTATGCTTTTGACAGAGCAGCAGATATTGTTTCTGGACGAACCTACATACGGGCAGGACTTTGAAAACAGGCATGAGCTGATGAAGGATATGAAAAGGCTCAATGAAGGCGGCACAACAATTGTTATGATTACCCACGACTTGGCCCTGACGGCAGAATACGCGGACAGAGTTGTTGAGCTAAAGGATGGGAAAATTGCTTTTGATGGTTCTGCTGAGAAATATTTTGCTAATCACTCTCTAAAGCAGGAGGAGGTTACATAA
- a CDS encoding energy-coupling factor transporter transmembrane component T family protein, giving the protein MFAYMEHDSYLHRRNPIIKLGIILVLTVIVSLSYFPVLPIATFLISFMTIWIGGKIPMKNLLRRLLIFITVSIIFMFSMLILRGLGEETDAVWSFWIFAWSRRDLIHVFSLGFRILTLVTLSMGFVLTTRPRDLVLSLIMQCKVSVVHGYAALAAYRFLPELQAQVDSIHLAQEIRGIPWNKNLFSRFTSPFRVLLPLISTAARRGERVACAMESRGLGRQANRSFYVRIGTDRSDWLFLAVVFLLYGLLVLFLVKFNLFHFSFAFAR; this is encoded by the coding sequence ATGTTTGCATATATGGAACATGATTCTTACTTACATAGAAGAAACCCTATCATTAAGCTGGGGATAATTTTGGTACTGACCGTTATTGTAAGCCTTTCATATTTCCCAGTCCTGCCCATAGCCACATTTCTGATTTCGTTTATGACAATTTGGATTGGCGGGAAAATTCCTATGAAAAATCTGTTGAGGCGCCTGCTGATTTTTATTACTGTCAGTATCATATTTATGTTTTCTATGTTAATATTGAGAGGACTGGGAGAGGAGACAGATGCTGTATGGTCTTTCTGGATTTTTGCCTGGAGCAGGCGGGATTTGATCCATGTATTTTCCCTGGGATTCAGGATATTGACATTGGTTACACTTTCCATGGGGTTTGTTTTGACGACCAGGCCCCGGGATCTGGTATTGAGCCTGATTATGCAGTGTAAGGTATCGGTTGTCCATGGGTATGCTGCGTTGGCTGCATACCGGTTTCTGCCAGAACTGCAGGCACAGGTTGACAGCATTCATCTGGCCCAGGAGATCAGGGGGATCCCATGGAATAAAAATCTGTTTTCCAGGTTTACATCGCCTTTCAGGGTTTTGCTGCCGTTAATCAGCACAGCGGCAAGACGGGGAGAACGGGTAGCCTGCGCAATGGAGAGCAGGGGGCTTGGCAGGCAGGCGAATCGGAGCTTTTATGTCAGAATAGGTACAGACAGGTCAGACTGGCTCTTCCTGGCAGTTGTTTTTTTACTATATGGATTGCTTGTCCTGTTCCTGGTCAAATTTAACTTATTTCATTTTAGTTTTGCATTTGCACGATAA